A window of Sphingobium herbicidovorans contains these coding sequences:
- a CDS encoding GFA family protein — protein sequence MATGRCQCGAIHYEVRGEPVYSALCHCSDCRRSAGAPMVGWVLFPEDDVKVIGEPKAYRSSQDATRHFCATCGTGLFYRNAISFPGMVDIQTATLDDQSAFPPAIHIQWAEAAPWMGRMHELPRSDRYPDQ from the coding sequence ATGGCGACTGGGCGGTGCCAATGTGGAGCCATCCATTATGAGGTGCGGGGCGAACCGGTATACAGCGCGCTCTGCCACTGTTCGGATTGCCGCCGAAGCGCTGGCGCGCCAATGGTGGGATGGGTGCTTTTCCCCGAGGATGACGTCAAGGTAATCGGTGAGCCGAAGGCGTATCGATCCTCGCAGGATGCTACCCGGCATTTCTGCGCGACCTGTGGCACAGGGCTGTTTTATCGCAATGCGATCAGCTTTCCCGGAATGGTCGATATTCAAACGGCTACCCTGGACGATCAGTCGGCATTTCCCCCAGCCATCCACATCCAGTGGGCAGAGGCGGCGCCGTGGATGGGGAGAATGCACGAACTGCCCCGGTCCGATCGATATCCGGATCAGTAA